The sequence TCCATGCGCAGCTCCGAGGGAAAGCCGTGCTCGAGCGAGAGCTCGGGCGAGCGCGTCTCGCAGAGCACGCGCAGCCCCATCGATTCGTAGAAGCGGACCGCAGGATTGTCGGCGAGCACGTCGAGCTGAAGCGCCCGGTGCCCCATCTCGCGGGCCCGCAGGATCGCGTGCTCGAGCAAGCGCGCCCCGAAGCCGTGAACGCGCAGCGGCTCCGGAACCGAGAGCGCGTGCACGTAGTATGCGCCGTCTGGGATGTGCGCGTTCAGGTAGCTCGCCTGCTCCGCGCGAGCCGCGAGTGCTCGAAGCTCGGGAATCGTCGCGCGCCCGCCCAAGACGAGCTGCGCGGACACCTGCGTGAGTGCGTCGCGAAGTCGGTAGAAGTCCGGGCCATGGAATCCGAGCTCGAGCCCGGCGAGTTCGCCGTCCCGGATCGCCACGCGCGCGACACCGTGGCTGAAGAGCGTGCCGGGCGCCAGCCAGGCTGCTGTGACGAAGTCGGCGAAGAAGCCGGCTCGCGTGCCGAACTGGTAGTCGTAGCTCGGCGCCCCGGTCGCGCGAACGAGATCCGGAATCAACCCCGCGAAGCGCCGCGCGTGGGCGGCGTCGGCCGCCAGGATCGTCGGCGCGTTCGTCACAGCCACGTTCTGGGCACGGGCAGACGATCGCGAAGTCGCATGAAGATCAGCGCAGCGCGACCGAGCGCGCGGGTGTTGTCGAAGCCGCGCAGCCCGGTCGGGCGCAGCGTGATGAGCGTGAGACCGCAGCGCGCGTACTCGCTTTCCGTCATGCGCTCGTACTCGCCCGCGCCCAGGCGACCGAAGTAGCGCACGGCCATCCCTGCGGTCGGGTCTTCGGCTCCCGCCCCGAGCTTCGCGAGCTCGACCTCGCCGTCGGCGATCAAGGCGCGGTAGGGCGGACGCTCGTCCTGGATCGTCAGGCAGACGCGCGGATCGCGTACGAGTGCGCGGTGCTTCGGCGAGCCGGTCACCGTCACCATGTGGAACGCTCCGAACCGATGCGTGTACCAGATCGGCGCCTGGCCGGGACGCCCGTCGGTACGCACGTACGCGAGCAGCGCCACGCGCGGCGCCGCTACGAACGGCTCGAGCGCGCCTGGCGCGAATCCGGGTTGGCCGCCGAGCGGCGCGAAGGGCAGGTCGTCGAGTCTCAGCCGCGCCGAATTCGAGCTTACACTGTAATCCATGGATTGAGAGTCTGGCGACTACGGCGTAAGCTGTCAAGCATGGCTCCCGGTCCGACGCGAAGACCGCTCACCACCGAGCGCGTGGTGGCGGCCGCACTGCGGCTGATCGACCGGGACGGCGTCGAGTCGCTCTCGATGCGCCGCCTCGGCGCGTTGCTTCGCGTGGAAGCCATGTCGCTGTACAAGCACGTTCCGGACAAGTCGGCGCTGGTCGACGGAGTGATTGCGCGCGTGCTTGCGGAGCTCGCACCGCCCGATCCCGCCGCCCCTTGGGACGCGCGGCTCCGGCACGTTGCGAACGAGTTCCGGCGCGTGGCGCTCGCGCACCCGCACGTCTTTCCGCTGCTGGCGACGCGCGTGCCGAAGATCGCGGTCGGGTTTGCGCCGATCGAGGCCATGCTCGCTGCGTTCCGAAGCGCGGGGCTCGGCGACGCGCAGGTGCTCGCACACTTCTGGTCGTTCCTCGCCTATCTCACGGGGGCGCTTCTGACCGAGACGGCGGCGCTCACAGGCGATGCGGAGGCCTCGTTCACCGTGCCGGAGTCGCTCGACCCCGCGTCGTTTCCCGAGCTTCGTCGGCTGGCCGCCGCGTTGGCTTCCTGCGACTTCGCCACCGAATTCGCCCGCGGGGTCGAGCTCGCGATCACAGCCGCGCGCTCCGCGGCGTCGCGATGAGCGCTGCGGACCGCGCGCCCGTGATCGAGGCGTGCGTGCTCGCGGCGGGCCGCGGCTCGCGAATGGGCGCGGCCAAACACCTGCTCGCGCTCGAAGGCGTGCCCCTGCTCGAGCGCGTCGTGCGCGCGTTGTCGCGCACGAGCGTCGCGCGAATCTCCGTCGTGCTCGCGCCCGGTGACGTCGACGGACGCGCCCTC is a genomic window of Deltaproteobacteria bacterium containing:
- a CDS encoding GNAT family N-acetyltransferase, translating into MAIRDGELAGLELGFHGPDFYRLRDALTQVSAQLVLGGRATIPELRALAARAEQASYLNAHIPDGAYYVHALSVPEPLRVHGFGARLLEHAILRAREMGHRALQLDVLADNPAVRFYESMGLRVLCETRSPELSLEHGFPSELRMEIRV
- a CDS encoding TetR family transcriptional regulator, yielding MAPGPTRRPLTTERVVAAALRLIDRDGVESLSMRRLGALLRVEAMSLYKHVPDKSALVDGVIARVLAELAPPDPAAPWDARLRHVANEFRRVALAHPHVFPLLATRVPKIAVGFAPIEAMLAAFRSAGLGDAQVLAHFWSFLAYLTGALLTETAALTGDAEASFTVPESLDPASFPELRRLAAALASCDFATEFARGVELAITAARSAASR